The following is a genomic window from Chryseobacterium sp. StRB126.
CTCTAAAAAAGGACTTATTAATTTATTATCTTAAAAGTTTGCTATTCCAAAATAATTTGTACATTTGTTCCGTTACAATGAGTTTTCTAAGAAACATATCTGATATTTCTATCCTGAAGTCACCTATTTCAGGAGTATCTTCTGTTTCTACTTTTACAACTACAACAACTACCCCATAAAGGGGTAAATTTTCACATATTATTTCCGGTACCCTGTACTCTTTTTTTCAAAGAGTAGCTCTCTCACTTTATCTAACCTCAAATAAATAATAGATGAAAATCTTAAAATTCGGTGGAACATCAGTCGCCAATTCTCAGAATATCCTGCTGGTGGAAGACATTATCAAAAAAGAGTCTTCTAAAAACAATGTTGTAATCATTGTATCAGCACTTCATGGAGTAACAGATCTTCTTATTAACGCTGCGGAATATGCTTCCGTTAAAAATGAAGATTATTTACAGCATCTTAAAAATGCAGAAGAAAAACATTTAAACCTTGTCAAGGAACTAATTCCTGTTTTAGAACAAAGTTCTCTGCTAAGTTTTGTGAAAAAACATTTCAATGATCTGGAAGATTTATACAACGGAATTTTTGTTCTTGGTGAACTTACTCCAAGAATCAAAGACAAAATTGCTTCTTATGGAGAGTTTCTGTCATCCAGCATTATTGCAGCCAGACTTCAGCATCAGAAATTGGATTGTCTATGGATGAATGCTGCAGAACTCATCAGAACTGACAGCAATTTTACCCATGCAAAAGTGAATTTCAATGTAACTGAAGATAACTTTAAAAATTATTTCAACAAACATCAGAGTCGTATCTTCATTGGTCCAGGTTTTATAGCCAGTGACGAAAAAGGTCGTATTACCACATTAGGACGTGGTGGCTCAGATTACACTGCAGCTATTATTGCTGCCGCCATACAAGCAGAAGAGCTTCAGATCTGGACTGATGTAAGTGGGATGATGACCGCCGATCCACGCTTGGCATCTCATGCAAAACCTATTTCGGAAATTTCCTATCATGAAGCTATGGAGCTTTCCCATTTTGGAGCAAAAGTTATTTATCCACCATCTATTCAACCAGTGATGGTAAAAAATATTAACCTTAAAATTAAAAATACTTTTGATCCGGAAGCGCTAGGAACATTGGTTTCCCACAATCTGACTATTTCAGAAAATGAACAACAGCAGGTAGCAGTTGGGGTTTCAAATATGGGTAATATTGCTCTTCTTACTTTAGAAGGCAGTGGAATGGTAGGAATTCCCGGTATTTCTGCGAAACTGTTTCAATGTCTGAGCCAGGAAAAAATAAATGTTATTCTGATTACACAGGGGTCTTCGGAACATTCCATCACCATTGCTATTCATGAAAAAGATATGGTAGCCGCCGAAAGTGCAATCAATGCTTCTTTTGCAGATGATATAAATTTAAAAAGAATAGCTCCGGCCCACATTGAAGCTGGTCTTTCTATTATAGCCTTGGTAGGAGAAAATATGAAAAGCAAGAGCGGCGTAAGTGCCAAAATGTTTGGTTGTCTTGGTAATAACGGAATCAATATCAGAACGATTGCACAAGGATCTTCAGAAAGAAATATCAGTGTGGTTATTGCTGAAAAAGATGCCAGAAAAGCCGTCAATGTCCTTCACGAAGAATTTTTTGAATCAGAAATAAAACAGATCCATCTTTATATCTGTGGAACAGGAAATGTAGGCAAAAAATTGATCCAACAAATCTATAACCAGAATCAATATCTAAGAGATAATCATTTTATTAATTTAAGAATTGCCGGTCTATCCAATAGCCGAAAAATGATCTTTGCAGACCATGGAATTTCCGAAGAGGAATATATGAATTGGGATGAATCTGGTTTTGAAGCTTCAGCTCAAAAATTTACAGAGGAAATCATTGCCCGTAATCTAAGAAATTCTGTTTTTGTAGATATCACTGCCAGTGCTGAAACTCCGGCAGTATATGAAAGCCTGTTGAAAAGAAGTATCAATATTGTCGCTTGTAATAAAATTGCCGCTTCATCAGATTTTGAGAAGTACAAAATATTAAAAAATACTGCCAGAAATCATAATTGCAGTTTTCATTTTGAAACGAATGTAGGAGCCGGACTTCCGGTCATCGGAACTATCAATGATCTCATCAAAAGCGGCGATAAAATAACGTCTATTGAAGCTGTGCTAAGCGGAACATTAAACTTTGTTTTCAATACTTATGACGGAAGCAAAATATTTTCTGAAGTTGTAGCTCAGGCACAGAAAGAAGGCTATACAGAACCGGATCCAAGACTTGATCTTTCAGGAACAGATGTCGCCAGAAAAATTTTAATACTTGCCAGAGAAGCCGGATATCCACTTCAGTTTGAAGAGATTGAAAACATAGGTTTTCTTCCTGAAGCCTGTATGGAAGGAAGTGTAGAACATTTTTATGAAAAGCTTAAAGAATATGAAATTCATTTTAAATCTTTATTTGACAATGCTCAACAAGAAGGAAAAATATTGAAGTATACTGCAGAATTTAAAGATGGAAAAGCTAAGGTAGGTTTACAGCATGTAGCTCCAGGAAGTGATCTGTTTCACCTTTATGGGAAAGATAATATTGTCATTTTTAAAACCTTAAGATATTCCGAGCAGCCATTGGTAATAAAAGGTGCCGGTGCAGGAGCTGAAGTAACAGCCAGTGGGATTTTTGCAGACATCATCCGTTCAGTTTAAAAACAAAAAATATGAAAAAAGTAAAATTAAAAATTCCGGCTACTGTAGCCAATCTGGTATGCGGATTTGATATCCTGGGAATGGCTGTTAATGAACCGTATGATGAGATGGAAATCCGGTTACTGGAAACTCCGGAAGTTATCATCAAACATCAAGACTCTTTTGGTCTTCCTGAAGAGCCTACTAAAAATGTAGCCGGTGTGGTACTTTTAAAAATAAAGGAGTATTTCAACCTAAAAAATGGTTTTGAGGTCATTATTCATAAACATATAAAACCAGGAAGCGGGCTTGGCTCCAGCGCGGCTAGCGCCGCTGGAGCCGCCCTGGGAGCCAACATCCTGTTAAGAAATATTATGTCAAAAGACGAAATGGTCCATTTTGCCATGTTTGGGGAAGAACTTGCTTCCGGGGTTCGGCATGCGGATAATATTGCCCCATGCATCTATGGTGGAATCACTTTGGTAAAATCTATTGATCCAATTGATATTATCCCTTTGAACGCCCCTGATTTATTTGTTGTCGCTGTACATCCTCAGGTGGAAGTTAAAACTTCCGATTCAAGACAGATTTTAAAGAAAAATATTACATTGAAAAGTGCTGTTGAACAATGGGGAAATATTGCAGGATTAGTAGCCGGCATTCAGAAAAATGACTTTGCATTAATTGGCAGGAGTCTCAACGATGTCATTATAGAACCTGTACGAAGTATTTTAATCCCAAGATTTGATGAAATTAAATCAAAGAGCCTTCAGATTGGAGCATTAGGAGGTGGAATTTCAGGATCAGGACCCTCTATTTTCATGCTCGCAGAAAAAAAAGAAACAGCAGAAAAGATTGCTGACCTGATGAAATCTATGTATGACGAAATCAATATCGAGAACTTCGTATATATCTCAAAAATAAATCCCGCAGGAATTGAAATCATTGAAGAACCCCAATTAGATTAAAACAGATGAAATATTATAATTTAAAAGACAGTGAAGAAAAAGTAGATTTCAGAACTGCAACTATAAAGGGACAGGGAAAAGACAAAGGATTGTTCTTTCCTGAAAATATCCCTTCATTCAACGAAGAATTTATTCAAAACCTTCAACAATATTCTGATGAGGAAATTGCTTATCAATGCTTGAAAGACTTTGTAGGAGATGAAATTCCTTCAGAAATACTGAGAAAGATCATTGCTGAAACCATTAGTTTTGAAATTCCTTTGAAAAAAATCACTGATGACATCTCAGTTTTGGAGCTTTTTCACGGTCCTACCCTTGCATTCAAGGATATTGGTGCAGGATTTATGAGCAGATGCCTGTCTTATTTTCTAGAAAATCAGCAGAAAAAAGTGACCGTTTTAGTAGCCACTTCCGGAGATACCGGAGGAGCTGTTGCCCATGGTTTTTATGATCTTCCAGGCATTGAGGTTGTTATTCTTTATCCTAAAAATAGGGTAAGCCCTGTTCAGGAAAAGCAACTTACAGCATTGGGAAAAAATATTTATGCGCTGGAAGTGAATGGTAGTTTTGATGATTGTCAAAGTCTGGTAAAACAAGCTTTCTCCAATGAGGAAATCAATAATAAATTATTCCTGACTTCTGCTAATTCTATCAATGTGGCAAGATGGCTTCCGCAGCAGATCTATTATTTATTAGCATTAAAACAATGGCAGAAAACAGAAAATGAGGCTCCAGTAATTGGTGTTCCAAGTGGGAATTTCGGAAATATCTGTGCCGGAATTTTAGCTCATCTTCGAGGGCTTCCTGCAGAACATTTTATTGCAGCCTGCAATGCTAATGATGTGGTTCCCGAATATCTGAAAACCCAAGATTTTAGTCCTAAAAAAGCTGTAGCTACTCTATCCAATGCAATGGACGTGGGAGATCCAAGCAATTTTGTCAGAATACTGGAGCTCTTTAATAATGAATTTGATTCTTTGAGGAATAAAATATCTGGTTATTCTATAGATGACAAAAAAACCATGCAGACGATTAAAGAAGTTTATACCAGAGATCATTATATTCTGGACCCCCACAGTGCTGTAGCTTTTGCTTCTCTTGAGCAGTATCTTAAAGAAAATCCAGGTAAAAAAGGTTTTATTCTAGGAACAGCCCATCCTGTGAAATTTCCTGATGCCGTAGAAAATGCCATCAAAACAGAAATTGAAATTCCTCAGTCTCTGAGCGCTCTGATGAAAAAGGAGAAAAAAACTGTAGAAATAAATACAGATTTTGAAGAATTAAAGCGATTTTTGCTTGATAAAAATTAAGCAATGAGTAAGATATATCTTGAAGATGTAAAAATATATGCCTACCACGGGGTTTTACCCGAAGAAAATATTATTGGCACCTATTATATTTTAAATGCAGAACTTCATACCGATTTGTGGAAAGCAGCAGAATCCGATGATCTGAATGACACCATAAGTTATGCTGATATTAATGAAATCATTCATCAGGAAATGAAGATCAAATCTCAACTACTGGAACACGTTGCAGGAAGAATTATTTCAAAAATACATGATCGTTTTCCGCAAATCGACTATATCAAGCTTAAGCTTACCAAAACAGCACCGCCTATGCAGGGCGAAATGAAAGGAGCAAGCATTGAACTGGAAAAAAGCTTTAAACCGGAAAATTAAAATTCTTATTTTTATTTCATTAAAAAAATACAAAATTGAAATTCATTAAAATATTATTTTTAGTAGCATTCATCAATACTTTCGGTCAGGCAAGCATTGATAATCAATTGGCAAGTTATAACTTTCCAAAGATCAAATCCAGCATTACCATGCCGGTAACTATTCCTCTTTCAGAGCTTAGCAATATGGTAAACGCCTCTGTAAAAGATCTTATCTACCAGGATGATTCTTATACAGATAATAACAACGATCAATTTAAAGTAAAAGTCTGGAAAACAAGACCTATCCGTTTGGTAGGCGGAACCAGCCAAAACCTTTTGATTGAAGTTCCATTAAAGATTTGGGCAGAAAAAGGAATTGGAACCCTTGGTGTATATTCCTATCAGAACACCACTTTTGAAACAGTAATGTCCTTTAATACAACTGTTACTTTCAAAAATAACTGGACAATTACTACCAATACTCAGCCCAACGGCTTCCGATGGGTAACAAAACCTGTATTGGATTATGGCAGAATACAGATTCCGATAACCCCTATCGTTGAAAAAAGTTTGAAAGAACAACAGGAAAAATTCTGTAAAACGATCGATCAGCAAATGGCTACTCAGCTGAATTTCCAGCAGTATGCTGTTATGGCGTGGAATACCTTTGCACAGCCATTCAATATTTCAGAAGAATACAACACCTGGCTGAAAGTAAGCCCCGTTGGTGTTAATATTGCACCATTAAAATTTTACGGAAATCAGATTAATGCCACCCTTGGAATTGATATTTTCTCAGAAACATTTACCGGAAGTAAGCCTGCTGCTTCTCCCACTGTAACATCAGCAGCCAATTTTAATTTCTCTCCTACTGTTGCTGATAAATTCATGCTGCAAACAACAGCTAATATTCCTTTTACGGAAGCCAGCAATATGGCCAGAAAAACTTTTATGAATAAGGAATTTGACATTAGAGATTCCAAAGTAAAAGTAACTGACATTAGAGTGTATGGCGTAGATAACAGAATTCTCATTGAAGCACAGACAGAAGGCTATATCAAAGGAACTGCTGTTATTTCAGGAATTCCGGTATATGATGAAACTAAAAGAAAAATTATCTTATCTGATACCAAATTCAAACTGAAAACAATGAATATTCTTCAAAAAACAGCTTCTCTTCTATTTCAGGGAAAAATCGTAAAGATGATTGAAGAGGAATACGGAATTCCGAC
Proteins encoded in this region:
- the folB gene encoding dihydroneopterin aldolase, which gives rise to MSKIYLEDVKIYAYHGVLPEENIIGTYYILNAELHTDLWKAAESDDLNDTISYADINEIIHQEMKIKSQLLEHVAGRIISKIHDRFPQIDYIKLKLTKTAPPMQGEMKGASIELEKSFKPEN
- the thrA gene encoding bifunctional aspartate kinase/homoserine dehydrogenase I, giving the protein MKILKFGGTSVANSQNILLVEDIIKKESSKNNVVIIVSALHGVTDLLINAAEYASVKNEDYLQHLKNAEEKHLNLVKELIPVLEQSSLLSFVKKHFNDLEDLYNGIFVLGELTPRIKDKIASYGEFLSSSIIAARLQHQKLDCLWMNAAELIRTDSNFTHAKVNFNVTEDNFKNYFNKHQSRIFIGPGFIASDEKGRITTLGRGGSDYTAAIIAAAIQAEELQIWTDVSGMMTADPRLASHAKPISEISYHEAMELSHFGAKVIYPPSIQPVMVKNINLKIKNTFDPEALGTLVSHNLTISENEQQQVAVGVSNMGNIALLTLEGSGMVGIPGISAKLFQCLSQEKINVILITQGSSEHSITIAIHEKDMVAAESAINASFADDINLKRIAPAHIEAGLSIIALVGENMKSKSGVSAKMFGCLGNNGINIRTIAQGSSERNISVVIAEKDARKAVNVLHEEFFESEIKQIHLYICGTGNVGKKLIQQIYNQNQYLRDNHFINLRIAGLSNSRKMIFADHGISEEEYMNWDESGFEASAQKFTEEIIARNLRNSVFVDITASAETPAVYESLLKRSINIVACNKIAASSDFEKYKILKNTARNHNCSFHFETNVGAGLPVIGTINDLIKSGDKITSIEAVLSGTLNFVFNTYDGSKIFSEVVAQAQKEGYTEPDPRLDLSGTDVARKILILAREAGYPLQFEEIENIGFLPEACMEGSVEHFYEKLKEYEIHFKSLFDNAQQEGKILKYTAEFKDGKAKVGLQHVAPGSDLFHLYGKDNIVIFKTLRYSEQPLVIKGAGAGAEVTASGIFADIIRSV
- the thrC gene encoding threonine synthase, with translation MKYYNLKDSEEKVDFRTATIKGQGKDKGLFFPENIPSFNEEFIQNLQQYSDEEIAYQCLKDFVGDEIPSEILRKIIAETISFEIPLKKITDDISVLELFHGPTLAFKDIGAGFMSRCLSYFLENQQKKVTVLVATSGDTGGAVAHGFYDLPGIEVVILYPKNRVSPVQEKQLTALGKNIYALEVNGSFDDCQSLVKQAFSNEEINNKLFLTSANSINVARWLPQQIYYLLALKQWQKTENEAPVIGVPSGNFGNICAGILAHLRGLPAEHFIAACNANDVVPEYLKTQDFSPKKAVATLSNAMDVGDPSNFVRILELFNNEFDSLRNKISGYSIDDKKTMQTIKEVYTRDHYILDPHSAVAFASLEQYLKENPGKKGFILGTAHPVKFPDAVENAIKTEIEIPQSLSALMKKEKKTVEINTDFEELKRFLLDKN
- a CDS encoding DUF4403 family protein, with translation MKFIKILFLVAFINTFGQASIDNQLASYNFPKIKSSITMPVTIPLSELSNMVNASVKDLIYQDDSYTDNNNDQFKVKVWKTRPIRLVGGTSQNLLIEVPLKIWAEKGIGTLGVYSYQNTTFETVMSFNTTVTFKNNWTITTNTQPNGFRWVTKPVLDYGRIQIPITPIVEKSLKEQQEKFCKTIDQQMATQLNFQQYAVMAWNTFAQPFNISEEYNTWLKVSPVGVNIAPLKFYGNQINATLGIDIFSETFTGSKPAASPTVTSAANFNFSPTVADKFMLQTTANIPFTEASNMARKTFMNKEFDIRDSKVKVTDIRVYGVDNRILIEAQTEGYIKGTAVISGIPVYDETKRKIILSDTKFKLKTMNILQKTASLLFQGKIVKMIEEEYGIPTQELEETSRKSIEEAFNKEYYKGLKMSGKVFNLKPSKILLNSTGITAVIDTNATLKLLVNGF
- a CDS encoding homoserine kinase; protein product: MKKVKLKIPATVANLVCGFDILGMAVNEPYDEMEIRLLETPEVIIKHQDSFGLPEEPTKNVAGVVLLKIKEYFNLKNGFEVIIHKHIKPGSGLGSSAASAAGAALGANILLRNIMSKDEMVHFAMFGEELASGVRHADNIAPCIYGGITLVKSIDPIDIIPLNAPDLFVVAVHPQVEVKTSDSRQILKKNITLKSAVEQWGNIAGLVAGIQKNDFALIGRSLNDVIIEPVRSILIPRFDEIKSKSLQIGALGGGISGSGPSIFMLAEKKETAEKIADLMKSMYDEINIENFVYISKINPAGIEIIEEPQLD